CAGCAGGACTACATAGCCAATACCGTTTTCCAAATTGACTGGCAGAACAATATCCACAGGAAAAAACGCAGTGCCAGCTGTTGGCAGTGTTAAAAGACCGAGCACATTCGAATAGGTGTGGTGTAACAAGGGCAGGTGCTGCCAAAAGCCCTTACAGACCCCGCAGACGGCCTCCGCAATCGGGATACCGCGGCAAAAGACGCCATTAACCGCATTTTAACATTAGAAGTGTAGAATTACAAGTAATTAATTAACAGTATCAAAATAGAGGTTTTGAGAATAAGCGAATGCTATAATTGTTTAGGTATATCCGCTAATTGCCGAGCCAGAACTAGCAGTCAAACCAGATTTTACTTCGGAACAATGCGCTTCAGACACATGATCCAATTTTTGTTTGCTGTGCTCCAGAGCTTGGTGCTAATAGTTGAAAGTATGATGTTCGCGTTAATGCGATCTCCCGCATGGATTGCACGACACATATTTAAGATGAGGCCGTTGGCTTCAGCGGATTGCTCTCCATTCGACAGCGAAGTCATCAAGTCTGCGACGCGACGGCGATTATCCTCCGCAGCCCTGGAAGTATCTCCTTGCGCAATTAAATTGCCCAGCACCGTAGTAACAAACTGGAGATCGGCGGACGGCATGCGTTCACCTTGAGGTTTCACGGCAGCCGAAGTGGCGATGATGCGGCGGTTCGCATCTTCGGTGCTGCGTGTGCTGGACCCCTTTTGCTGAGTTGCTGTCGGCAGAGGCCAGGGCACGGGCATTCCTGGGTAGACAGCGTTTGCAACGGCAGCTGGCGCGGTTCCGTATTCCGCGGGGCCGCGCACCGCAGTCTTCGCTGGAACTTGTGTCTGAGTCGGGGCCACTGGTGCAGCCTCACGACGCTGAGTCTTTGGTTCCATGAAATCAACAGAATGACCTGTGCCCCTGATGCGACTTAGAAGTTCCATTGCATACTGGTCACGGGCCACGAATGGCAAGGAAAGGCACTTAACGGCTTTGTCGACTTCACCGCACTCAACAAAAGCCTCAGCAAGCATGGTTGCACTACGGCCTAAATGATCCTTGGAAATGTCGTCAGCCACGGAGATCCATAGCGCAGCCGCCCTGACGGCGCTCTTGGCAACCAATTCTATGTTGTTCTTTCCGGTCTCGAGGTGCTTCCAGCAGTCGATAACGCGTGAAacgtcgccgctgcacatgaacatgatggatGCAGGCAGAAGGTGTTTATGGTTGCCTTCCTTGAAAGATTCGTAGAGCCTATGCCCAAGCACATTGCACAGGTCTCTGTATGCGTCTCGGTCACCCATCATATTCGTAATGACGTAAACCAACACCTCGCGCCATTTGTCAAGAGGACATTGGGCCACCATTGCTTTCACATCACCTTTCATCACCAGGTGCAGTGCGCGCAACAGGGGATCCTGTGCCTTTTCGGTTATGATATCGGATACCTTGAGCCACAAATCCAGGCCTCCGGCGTACGCCAGGAACAGAGCCTCCGTCAGCTTGCCTTTGTCTAGGCACAGTTGCGCGGCACCTTCGTAGTCACCCACAATCACACGCGAGCATAACGCGTCTTCGCCCCAGGAGAGGTAATTGGCTGTCTGTGTCAAAGGTGCTTCATCGGACATGGGCGGCTCAGACTCATGCACATCACCGACGGGGGATTGCACCAACGGATCGTCAGCCAAGGAAGCCTCTTTGTTTGCCAAGGAGCTGAAAAAGGCCTCACCATCCTCCTCATTCAAGGGCTCGTTCCCGAAACCATCAAGCTGGCCTTCCGTTTGGGGCTGCGGTGCATCGTTTTGCTCATCCACGTAGTCCTGAGTTACTGCCTCGTCTTTGGGCTCCACGAGTTTGTAACCTAGGGTGTTAACGAGTGCCGCAGCTTCACCACTGTGCAAGGCGCCCATGACCTCCCAAGTTAGCTTATCAAACTCGTCGGTGACAGTGGCCGCGCGGTCCCTGCAGATAGCCTCGAAATTATTCGTGTTAGCCAGCTCACAGAACAACTCGAGGGAGTCATCCAGGGCCCTAGCGGTGTCGTCATCCAACTCCATGCCGAGTTTGTACTGATTTACAGCACCGGCAGAAGTCCAAGTCGTAACTGAAGACGCGAAGCCCGATATGACACCGCAGGTACGCCGAATCCAGGCAGGCATGTATGATTCAGTCAGCGACATGGACATAGCGCTGTGCACTGAAAGCTCGTCGTCAGTATCCTGGGCAAGGAAGAAGCCCGGTGCCGTCGGGTGCCACTGAATGCGCCTGTGGTGGCTCAGGGCGCCAGTCTGCATGTTTCCTAGCGGATGGAAGGGACCATGTACAGAGTCCAaagtccagcagcacgtgTGGTCATCCCTGCCACTAGTAAGCAGCAAATTCGGGTCATGGGGACATATGGAAAGACTTGTGAGTCCCATGGTGTGGCCCCGAACCTCCTTCAAAGGAACGGTGCAGTTACGCAGGTCCCAGAGTTGTATCGCCGGGGATTTGTCGTCACCATACCCGACGATCAACTGAGTCATGTGCTCGGACATCCATTCGACGGCAATCGGCTGCATACGACCAGACGGATCGCGGAAGCTGGAAGCAGGCTTGCGCGCCTTAAGATCCCAAACCACAAGGCCACTCGAGTCCGAAGGAGACATGGAACCCGAGGCGCCTACAGAGGCCCCCGAAGTGGCAAGGATGTGGCCTAGCCTCTTATTCCAGCTAAGCCCCGTTACGAGCCCGACGTGCCACTTTCCATAGCTCACATCAAGCACCTTTGGCTCCACCGAGTTCGCGAGGTCGCAGACTGAGATCTGGCCATCCACTCCAGCGATACCCAACATGTTGGTCTTGGCATTGTAGCTCAGACGTTTAAGTGGTGTGTTGCAAGCGCGTGTCTTGGACACAACACGTGGCGCATCACCCTCCACAATCGTAGTGCCATCCAGGAGGAACAGGTCGCCGGATGTGCTACCAATACCCACAATGCCGTTGTCTCCCGAGCACTGCATCCACACCAGTGACGCCACTTTGTCATCAAGGCCTTCGACGTCCGCTTTGTGGTATGTCGTGAAGTCGGCGATGCCCGCACCGTAGCGTGCGCCGTCGTAGGTTCCAAATTCGTTGATGGCACCAGCGAAAGAGACCTCATTCCCGAAGCCACTGAAGTTGTTGTTGGCGTCGAAAGATAAATCGAATGTGCTGTTGGGCCGCTCTGCGCGTTCCTTGATCTCGAAACCAATCAGAGATAGGGAGCTCTGGTTCGCGTCAGGCCGCGGACTCCCGCCACCGCACGCATCATCGTAGCCTGGGGCGCAGAGGATGCAGCGCGAAGTGGCGGCGAACGGTGAGAAGACACCGAGGCCCTTCATCACATTAACCGTGTTTTCGCGATGGGAGGCGCGGTGTGTTCAACTGCTGGTCTTGGGCCGCCAGAAATGCACGCACACATACAAAATAATACCCCGGTTGAACCGGTATATGCTTCGGATAGTGCCTGAAGCCGCCTGGGCTGCACGAGTTCTTTGTTTGTGAGGCTACCCTCTCGACGCAGTGGTGTTGGCATGGTGAGACACATACACGCTATGGTATACACGCTGCAATGAAATCGCTTTTACATTGCTATTGGCTGGGTTGTTTGTGCGGATTCCGGGCGGACTGCCGCGCACGATTTTATAGTCAACACACCTGGAGGTTGCCGCCAGCACTGCGGGCCGATGGTACCCTGTCCACACGAGGTGTATTCACGGACGTAGCTATATGAGTTGTTCACGATACATGTAGTGTGTACGATGTCAATTTGCGCCGTTGGTACAGCCTTCTAGTATCTCGCGGAGCTTCGCGTGTAGGCGAGCGCCATCGGCGAGCATGAGCTCCGCGCTTCTCGTAACGCCCCTGTTGCTCAGCGTTCGTGACAAGCTAACGATGCAGCTGATGGTGGACTTCAGCGCGCCTGCATGTGTGTGTGCGAAGGTAGACATGGGTATGCAACGTGGGCGTACTAATGCAGTTGTGCCGTTCACCGTCAATCACGCTACACCTGCACGTCAGCAGCATCTCATAACCACCACGAAGTACACGCAAGTCGGCATCACACAACGTGTTTACAGCATATGCTCGGCCCGGACCGCTTTCAGCGCGTTAGGTCGCCTGCTCGCAAATACGTAACGACTGGCACTTAAACAAAAAATTTTCACAAGCACACTTGTACATTGCCTTCGTCTAATCACTCATTCGCTTCGTTCTAATGTCACAATTCGCCACCGGGATGTATAACTTCATGCGCAGCTGTCAGTAGCACCCCAATGGCATTTCTTATCCTACGCCACGAAAACGCACAAGCCGACTACACTCACGTATACAAATGAAACTATGCACGTTTGCAGTGTTGCGAAACTTTGCGCGTAAACATACCTAAGAAGAGCTCCTGCGGTGACAAATCAAAAACTGGGAGGTTTGTGGACTGGTAGGTTGCAGAAACGTTGGTAAAAATATGGAGACGTTTAGAAGGTGGTAACACATACGTTGGCCCTCCTTCCATTAGTGGCGCCTTCATCGTGGAGAAACAAAAAGCCCTTTTGGCATCTAAATAAAGTGGAGCTACCGGATGGACCAACCGAAGCAAATAGCAGGGAAGGTAAACACCCTGTACATCGGAATGCGGGTTGTTCGAAAAACCGTCTTTATCGCTTTCACTGCCATTGCTTTGGCTGTGGGCTTCTCTGTTCAGGACGAAAAGATTAAAACCCGAGTAATGGCTTGCGACCGTGCTCACAAGTAGACAGCAGCATACAAGTGCCCCCAGCCTCAGATATGCGTTGTTTACCAACTTCTTGGAAACATGTAAAAGCGACAGAATAATGGCATCCATACTAGAAAACctgccgctccctaatACGCGGATGACGGCCTCGCTGAACGAGGCCGGCGCATCGAATCCCCATCGGCATATCACGGGGATCACAGATGACACCTTATTAGCCACCTCGCTTGAAACCGTTGCTACTTGCCACATACAGGCAGATTCCACACCTGAACCATTTTTGAGACACACGACCCCCGAACGCTGGTACTCCTGTGGCGCATTTTCCGGCAAAATGGCAGCTTCATTCAGTGTAACTAAAAATTGCAACAGTATATCGTGCATGTGAAACAGTAGGttggcagatgacatacAAAACGTCCCGAACCCACAAGTCAGCATGCTGAGCAACCGTAATCCACCCTGGCGCAACGGGTCACCGTCAGGGCGTTTAAGAGTCTCGACAGACAACTGCTGCAACTGGTACAGACTAAAAGCAACCGAATGGCTTGCAGTAGCTCTTAATTGGAACCACATCTCACCTGACGACTCGTATATACCTACCGACGGGTCAGCCATCCCCGTTGCCGGTCGTGCACCCGACAGCTGAAACTTGCTTAAGTCTAACGCCACCGCGAGATAATCGATGACGACGTCCAGGGCAATCGGTGATACCGAAGATACTCGCATTTCGCCAGGCGCACCACCGTGATCACCGTCGGCGAGGTAGGCGATGAGGAGCGGAAATAGGCTCAGAGCATTATTAAGCATCTCCTGGTCAACTGTGTCGACCGTTCGAGGCAACACGCGAAGCAAACAAATCCATAGCATCAACAAGtcttcctccagctccgcaTATTTGCAGAGACTTAGTAAGCGCTGGCAGGATGTCGTTGCTTTGTCGTTCGTGGCTGGCCCTACTACCACAGTGCGGAAAAGCAAATGGAAGAGAAACCGTAGAAGATGACTGTTAAGAGTAGATTCTTCCACGTAAAAGCGCCGCCAATGTATTGAGTTCAGAAATCCGAGAGACGTTTGCAGGAGGGACGCAGAAAGTTGCAGATCACCGGGACCATCGGACAAGACCGCCAACACATCAGAcagttgatgaccaaagttGTTCAGCTCAGTATCGAATTCGAGGCACATCTTGCATAACAAGTCGATTGACCGGTGCTGAATGACGGGTGCATTTAATTTCGCAATTGTGGCGAGGCTTGCCATAATCCTCTGGGCATTAGTGCCCTGCCGCAGGACGTCCCAAAATGGCTCGTCAACCGTCTTGCTGTAGAGGCAATGGAAGGGAACCACGTGCTGCGCACGTAAGTTGATTAAGGCTATGGAATCACCCTCACAACACAAACAGGATACCAGGTAATGCAAAATTTCTCTCTTGGTTTGCTCCTCAAAAAGGTTTACGCGCTCAGCCCACGCGTTCACTATGCCGCTACACCTGTAGATGAGCAGCTTCGCCATGGGCGCGTCAAACTCGGACAAAGCCTTTTTGAAGGCCCCCAATATTGTCAAATAGTGTTTGCTTGTATGATAATTGGCGATGCTGGGGTACGCTATACTATAGAGAAGCAAATACGAGTCCAGCTGGGGAAAGTTGGTTCTACAATCAACTCCCACGATGGATTCTGCCACCCAGTTGAGAATAGGTAGGCCAGTCACCTTCATAGCCTCTATCACAGGCTGAGCTGGAGCTTGTGGAGGTGAATCCAAGGGCACCGTCTCTTCGCTCCACTCTGCAATAGCTTCAGGGTCCAAAGTTAAATATTTATCCCTCAGGAAGTCCAACAGCTGCAACACGCCCCCACGTGCATAAATGCATTCCCAAAATAAGAAAGTGGCCTGCCGGGACATGTTTTCGGCAACATTCCCAACGGCATTGTAGGATCCTTTCATTGGGCTGAGAGCCTTTTTGAAAGAACTTGTTACTGAACCTCCCTTTGTGCACGATGCTGCCAATTCGCATTGTGACTTCATCTCGTCGAATGTGGCGCATACCGTGAAATTCGCCTCTCTGGGTTTACGTAATGTGCGCAGCCCATCGCTTTCACCGTGCAGAGCGTAAAACTGGTGCATGTACCGGTCGTTGTTCACGACAGGGGACTTGAAAGCAGTGCACAACACTTCCATACATTGTGATATGACTGCGTCGACGGTTCCCACCGCGAGGTAATCAAATATGGGGTTGAGCGCCAAGGAAGGGTCAACGAAGGCGAAAATCATAGGCTCCTTGTCTAGCATCTCCGCAAAACCACGAATAAGCCGTCGTGAATTCTTCTGTAGTTGTGCATTGGAACTGAGCTCACTTTGCAGCAAAAACATGTgtaacttcattttcacccAAATCAGCTTTAGAATTTCCAGCAATTCGGTCCTCTGATAGACATTTCTCAACCCGCGAGTGTACAGTATGATGAGCAGGCTGTCCAGGTAGCGACTGAGTTCCAAATCGACGTTTGAAATGACCGAAGCAAACTGCGACGCATCAAGTGAACCTGAAGACCATCTTTCCAACCAGTGCTTGATCCAGAGCCTGGACACTAGGGGATACAACACTTCGGCCAAGTTGGCTACATCGTTTCTGTCTCTCATAAGGCGCAGCGTAGATTTTTCCTTGAAGATGTGATACAGCAGAAAGATGCAATTGAAGGTGCGAGTCGAAGTGACTGCATCGGAGAGTGCCGCCTCGACGCCCCTGACCAAGAGGTCGTGCATGGGGATCCAGTTCTGCGGGTAGTACCGCCGAGAAATCTTGCGTACCAACAATGCGAAATCCTTGCCAATAACCTTTGTTTCGTCTTTCAAGTGCGCCTCAAAAACGGAGAGCAGCTTGGCCATGAGGTTGTTTAAGGCGGGATCAATTGAATCAACGTCAACACCGCTGGCCGCCCGAATGGCGGCAAAGCCTCGTAGCCTAGCCAGAGCATTTTTAGCGCATATAAACGCCAGTTTGGAGATCTGTGCGTCGCCGAGGTATGCCACATCAATGAGGGTGGCCAGGAAGGTCGGCCGTGATTCGAGTTCTACAATGCGAGCATAAGCTTCCTCCCGTACGCGGGCATCCGCCGCGACGGAGTTAGACAGAAGCTCTGCGACCAGAGCATGCTCAGGCGACGGTGCCGAGAGCTGCGACATCGATGTGTTGCGCCCGCGCTGTATCCAGTCAAGTGCAGCGCGGAGGTCTGGAGAATCCAGACATCTGGAGTTGATGTTTTGAAATCGTTTATGTTAACACATTGCAACTATGATGCAGTGGAATTAATGCGCATGTGTGACGGCCATATTGCCCCAATCACCGCAGAATCGTACACACGTCGAGGTCCTTAGTGCGCCGTGCGCCCTCTGGACCGCGGCGAGACCGTCTTTCGAGAACCGATGCTGAGATCACTGCTGCTTTCCGAGACTTCTGCTATCAGATACACTCTCCATAGCAGTAACAGATGGCCAACTGGCGCGCTGTCGCGTAAATCACATCACGCCTCTGCGGCCATCATCAAGGCATACGAACTTAACGCTTCAAAGCAGGAGAATGGCCTACAATCTACCGAGGCTATCCGTGATCAACTAAGGTCGCTTCGGGGAGCTACTCTATCTAAGCAGGTGGGTGCATAGCAAGCAATTGGCAGTGTTGCATATACCGGAATGCCATCTGAGCATTTCGTTTTATGATTTATGCATTTTCTGAGTACAGCTGTGCTGTTGCACTACATATACGCATCGCTTATTAAGAGTAGGAGGCATTTCTCGCGTTACAGTTTTGCTTACGAGTCGGATATTTTGAGAAAGATCTGCTGAGTAACTGCATGTGTCTCGTAGAGTCAGGCTACTATAATCCTGTATTGAAGACGCCTTGGAACGGAGATGATTCACCTCCTCTTAAAAATGTTTCAGAACTTCCTAACAACTGCTTCGACGCCGTCAATGGGATGCCAATATCTGACAAGGCGACAATGGTGGTGGTAGGTGCAGTGCGTGAAAGCAACGTCATCCGTTGACAGTGGCAAGATAGACTCATGAAAATGCGGCGTACCCCTCGCGGTCAGAGAGAAACTCACACATCACGTGGAATAACCGACGTAGACCCGGAGAAGCGCGAAATATTCACTACGAGAAAGCTCGGTAAGGTAGTGGATCCTAAACCGCTGCGGGTACGAGTCCGGGATATGCCACCTGGCAAGAAGCTATGCAGCGCTGTGGCTTTTCAACTTAGGGAAGCGGTAGATGGTGCATCGTTAACAGAGCTGGGTGACATCTCCACTATGTTCGCCGCAAGGTTGCCGCTCAGCGGTCAGCTAAATGATGACACCATGGAATTGCTGGCAGAGAGGCTCGGATATTATACGCCGGAAGAACTGGCCACACAAATAAGTCATATTGCTATAGTTTCCAGTGCAGCTACTGCGCGATATGTGGAAACGTGGTCGCACAGAAGAGCGCTGGGTAGCACGCGGGCATCGCAGGCGCACAGGCTTTATCGCATAGGAAGGAAAACGCTGCCGAAGCAGTTTTTGACAAAACTGTCCGTGGCCGCCGAATTATACGCACGAGAAAGGGTGACACCGGTAGCTTTAGGGTTCCGATTGGGATACCACATGGACGCAACAGAGCAACAGTTCTTCACGCTGCGTTCGCTGGCCCGATCCGATACGCCTCTATCTATGACACAGTGGGACTTATTGCTCGCATCTGCCGAAGAAAGCTTAGATGGGGATGCAGAGGTAAATGCACGTTGCGTAATATGGTTGCTGGATGCGATCAACGCTGCGAAATACACCACGCTAAGTACGATCCACTTGGCCAGGATGTTGACGGCAAAGTGCGAAATTGCATCAGATGTGGATCGCAATCATACGCATGTCGATACATTTGATGTAAAACCTATGCTGCGCTTCGTTGAAGAGAATTCTTTGGGTGATGATGCGAAGAGAATCATCAAAGCGGTCGCAGGCGTGAATGATTCCATATCAGACTCTTGACCCTGCACATCAAGCTCTTCGTGTACGATTAGTGAAAAACACGGCGGCGATAGCATGATATGCATTGTCTAGAGAGAAATGTACCGTCCCTTGAACGGGACGCATCATCGTTTACCGGTCTCAATGGTGATGTACGCAAGGCTCTGGGCATTCAATGACATATTTATTAATGTCTATCTATTTCTTCACACATGCTATCTCCTGATAGTTGTCTAGCTCGTACATAATTGTAGAAGGTTGTCCCCTACAACCATTGCTACCctatggctacggcagacGTTATAAGTGGAGAATGGCATGGCTTAGAGCAGAAACTATACATAATTGACAATACAATATGATGTATCCTGTGGCAGGTTGGACGCTTGTCCTCTTGTGTTCTGCCGCGGTGCTGTGTGCAGAGCGGAAGGACGGAATCCTATTGAAGGATTCCACCGCATACAAGCAGGATTCCACAATAGACGCGCCTGTATATGCTCACCAACCAACATTTAGCATGTATGGACATCGCAAAAATTCCAGTAAGTCGCAAATGCTTCGATCGAGCGCCCAGCTCCACGGTGCCGCTTACCATGGATCAAGCACAGCCGCGATTTCGCTAAACGAGGAAAAAGAGCCGAAACCACATGTGAAAGGCAATGAAACTGTGACACCATCGGAGAGTCAAGCGGACCCAGGCGACGACAAGCCTCCGAAGAAAGACGAGCCGCAGCGGAACTCACGCTGGTGTCAGAGCAACACGGTATTTCTAAGTGCTTCCGAGCTAACCACTTTCAACCTGTTTGCTCTATCTCTGTTATCAGTATTGATGGTGTGGTAAGCAGAGATTTTTTTGGCGTTTTTAATTTGTAATAGGCATATAATACTCGCCGTACGGTCACGTGATATGAACGGCGGTTATGAAGTCCTAGGGGAGGCTTCTCCATCGACAGTGGTGGACCCTGAGGAATATAAAGGTTCACTAAACCAAGAGGGGTACTCCCATACCGCGCCAGGAAAGTACCTCATCAAGTGCATGTTGATGTATACAGCAATTTGCCAGGTGGCGGTGCTGGCACTCACGTGCAACGAAATGTGCATCCCACTTGTAGACGGCATAGCACACTGGGAGATGCGCGCTAAACCGTTTGTGGTCTCCTGGTTTGTGGGTTTCTTCACGCTCTTCATTTATTTCGTCGTCCGCAATACCTCTATCGGCAAGCGCATGTTTATGGTCCCCGCGCCGCTACGCTCATGCGAATATGTGCTCATCATAGACAATGCGAATACAAGCAACCCCAGCGAGCAGGATGTACTAAGGTCTGTGGTGGACTGGTGCTGCAGCGTGGCGGCTTTCATGAAGCTTAACCTCAACATACCGGACAGCGTGCTCAAGGTCACACTCGACAAGTACAAGGATGCAGCGGCGCACGTCTATGTGAAGGTCATCGAGGCAGAAAACGAGCGGTACTTCCATTACCAGTGCGTGAAATACACGTACAACTCGGAGCTCGGTATATTCGTGGACGCCTCAGCGCAAGTATCCGCCTATCTGAGAAACACCAACCTCACCGACCTGTTGGACAAGGGAGGGCTAACCGAGGCTGAATCGTTTAGGCGCACGCTGACTATCGGGCAAAACATCATCCCAGTGGAGTCGCTATCATTCTCGATGCTGCTCTACCGCGAAATATCTGATCCGGTGTTTTTCTTGCAATTGTACCTCACCATCAAAAGCATCTACTGGAAAAGCATCATCACCGCTCCCATCTGGGGTTTTATGGTGCTGTACACTATTGTGAAGAAGGTGAAGATCATCAACGATCAACAGAACGACCTCCACCGTctcgccaccgccgcatcTAATACAACAGTCACCGTTCTTCGGGAAAACATGACAAAAACCGTGCACGCTTCAGACCTTGCTGTAGGTGACATTGTGAGGGTACAGTCTAACTGGGAGGTGCCGAGCGATATGGTGATGCTTAGGGGAGACGTTATCGTAGATGAGAGCTCCATCACCGGCGAGTCGATACCATTACGCAAGTGCAGGCTTAGTGTTGACCAGTACGGGTATTCGCTGTCCACGTTTGATTTCAACCTTTCAATTGACGGCTCCGGAAAAAGGCAATTGGCTCAGAAGGGCGTCACTGAACACCTCCTGAAAGCTGGTACGCGGATAATTGCAGTTGTCGGCAACGAAGAAATAGCTGCCTCCGCTGTGGCTGTAGTTATAGCCACAGGGGTGTACACAACCAAGGGAAagcagatgaagggtgttTTGTTCCCAAACCAGTTCAGGTTGAAGTACGACACGCAGCTGCCCATGGTCTTCATACTCACCTTCATATACGCGTTGGTGTGCTCTTCATACCAAATACGATTTTTGGGCTGGAACATGATCTCGTTGTTCTACTGCTTAGGCACGTTGTCGCAGGTCGCGCCGGTGTGGGCCAGTGCTGTGATGTCCATAGGGCAAAGCCGTGCTTGCGAGCGGCTGGCGAAATCCGACTCCATTTGCTGCATTGCGCCATCTAGAATCGCAATATTCGGCAAA
This sequence is a window from Babesia bigemina genome assembly Bbig001, chromosome : I. Protein-coding genes within it:
- a CDS encoding p-type ATPase, putative encodes the protein MMYPVAGWTLVLLCSAAVLCAERKDGILLKDSTAYKQDSTIDAPVYAHQPTFSMYGHRKNSSKSQMLRSSAQLHGAAYHGSSTAAISLNEEKEPKPHVKGNETVTPSESQADPGDDKPPKKDEPQRNSRWCQSNTVFLSASELTTFNLFALSLLSVLMVWHIILAVRSRDMNGGYEVLGEASPSTVVDPEEYKGSLNQEGYSHTAPGKYLIKCMLMYTAICQVAVLALTCNEMCIPLVDGIAHWEMRAKPFVVSWFVGFFTLFIYFVVRNTSIGKRMFMVPAPLRSCEYVLIIDNANTSNPSEQDVLRSVVDWCCSVAAFMKLNLNIPDSVLKVTLDKYKDAAAHVYVKVIEAENERYFHYQCVKYTYNSELGIFVDASAQVSAYLRNTNLTDLLDKGGLTEAESFRRTLTIGQNIIPVESLSFSMLLYREISDPVFFLQLYLTIKSIYWKSIITAPIWGFMVLYTIVKKVKIINDQQNDLHRLATAASNTTVTVLRENMTKTVHASDLAVGDIVRVQSNWEVPSDMVMLRGDVIVDESSITGESIPLRKCRLSVDQYGYSLSTFDFNLSIDGSGKRQLAQKGVTEHLLKAGTRIIAVVGNEEIAASAVAVVIATGVYTTKGKQMKGVLFPNQFRLKYDTQLPMVFILTFIYALVCSSYQIRFLGWNMISLFYCLGTLSQVAPVWASAVMSIGQSRACERLAKSDSICCIAPSRIAIFGKLRVMCFDKTGTLTNNSLVFDGLMMISRNKRQTVSLSPADVKGSINGIKNTVQLATRKDEDTKRQILTLAMATCHSLFPHDGDSEHLGNQVDKSMFHATGCLVEQFIDSDGNTRRYIRCPSNRDLVLEVLRTFDFHYQKKLSSIVVSVKSKDSDKGSIFVFVKGAYENVVACSTGSFVELDRLAKAQSESGSYVLGIGYKIISEDEIIAKRESIESKLTMGGLLVFNNSVREESASVVAKLQEAKVRPVILTGDNVPASQFVAKSLGMFGDGGSPGPNAELIDDNLVWHFPHNAIDEETLYFGTDCDNLSITGDAFDRIDEDWESILKVYDRWTTNKTANENLFEQFLLRVRIFARLNPHQKVRVINAFKRLGIITGMCGDGTNDCLALQASHAGVSLTNGTASMVAPFTSKNNTLQSVITLIREGRGSLVTSLACFKFMLLFGLMIALVKVFLFKTCRGVMPEWGYLLLENAILLSLSHTMALSRPNDKLRIRSPTSSLLGPLSLSSIGLMFGTNIIFLILLFKLYAYTGSLEYNSKMNVASWWMLSDNFEAPTVCLWLCYQVANAALVFSFGGIFRESVFRNTYFTLTWLGINGILTLLLFSGPSRLTCLFRINCTDEVSRQTVFPVLRVLTTSANGHPFSGQGGHNVLSTKFRVLFLALNVANAVVNGLISKFLLGSESLKAMSSLIGHKYSADRINV